The Montipora capricornis isolate CH-2021 chromosome 3, ASM3666992v2, whole genome shotgun sequence genome window below encodes:
- the LOC138039707 gene encoding pancreatic secretory granule membrane major glycoprotein GP2-like, which produces MAFLRVLAASNNTCSMRKVLLAVENRAECSNYRFLNESNRAMTYVNSSIGNLCDTAVSGWYRFSGEAGTQMADSCPKIHHCSTDSPGWLSGTHPTVAEGIVQRKVCFLQHLSGTDCCYFSKDISVRNCGAFYVYRLDPPRCYSRYCGNGLPQAPGQNVF; this is translated from the exons ATGGCTTTCCTTAGAGTTTTGGCGGCATCAAACAATACTTGCTCAATGAGAAAGGTTTTACTTGCTGTGGAGAACAGAGCGG AATGTTCCAACTACAGATTTCTAAACGAGTCCAACCGAGCAATGACCTATGTTAACAGCAGCATTGGCAATCTGTGCGATACAGCGGTGTCTGGTTGGTATCGATTTAGCGGAGAGGCTGGGACTCAAATGGCAGATTCTTGTCCAAAGATACATCACTGCAGTACAGACTCACCAGGCTGGCTCAGTGGCACGCATCCTACAGTGGCTGAGGGTATTGTTCAACGAAAAGTCTGTTTTTTGCAGCATTTGAGTGGGACTGACTGTTGCTACTTTTCAAAGGACATCAGTGTTCGCAACTGTGGAGCGTTTTATGTTTACCGCCTTGATCCACCCAGGTGTTACTCACGTTACTGCGGCAACGGACTGCCACAAGCGCCAGGTCAGAacgtattttaa
- the LOC138041870 gene encoding salivary glue protein Sgs-3-like isoform X3 — translation MSDTCVEMYHCGAVYPGWLSGGHPSVKDGAVVRRVCFNGYYGCCHLFTYISVRNCGGFYVYKLTPLHTSSNCYCRYCASNGTALVLPKTLTTEISRSSTAQATTKSPTIFVTEFSASSTSVTTTEPLTKLSLSSTVQTATEPLTNFVSELLTSSAAQTTGTPTTFLAEITSTTAQTTTRTPPSKYSTLNRFFKWCFLLLRLSL, via the exons ATGTCTGATACTTGTGTTGAGATGTATCACTGTGGTGCCGTTTATCCAGGCTGGCTTAGTGGAGGACACCCGTCTGTGAAGGATGGCGCTGTCGTGCGTAGGGTGTGTTTCAATGGATACTACGGATGCTGTCATTTATTCACTTACATCAGTGTTCGCAACTGCGGTGGATTTTACGTTTATAAGCTGACTCCTTTGCATACGTCAAGCAATTGCTACTGTCGTTACTGTGCTAGCAACGGAACTGCACTAGTACTGCCAAAAACTTTGACAACAG AGATTTCAAGGTCATCTACTGCGCAGGCAACAACAAAGTCCCCAACAA ttTTCGTTACAGAGTTTTCAGCGTCAAGTACTTCAGTGACAACAACAGAGCCCCTCACAA AGCTTTCATTGTCAAGTACTGTGCAGACAGCAACCGAGCCGCTAACAA ATTTTGTTTCAGAGCTTTTAACGTCCTCTGCTGCGCAGACAACAGGAACCCCAACAA cttttttagCAGAGATAACGTCAACTACAGCGCAGACAACAACAAGGACCCCACCTAGTAAGTATAGTACGCTCAATCGGTTTTTTAAATGGTGTTTTTTGCTTCTACGATTGTCTTTATAG
- the LOC138041870 gene encoding threonine-rich protein-like isoform X4, with protein sequence MSDTCVEMYHCGAVYPGWLSGGHPSVKDGAVVRRVCFNGYYGCCHLFTYISVRNCGGFYVYKLTPLHTSSNCYCRYCASNGTALVLPKTLTTEISRSSTAQATTKSPTIFVTEFSASSTSVTTTEPLTKLSLSSTVQTATEPLTNFVSELLTSSAAQTTGTPTTFLAEITSTTAQTTTRTPPRLSTSSTAQTTTEPPTSNCT encoded by the exons ATGTCTGATACTTGTGTTGAGATGTATCACTGTGGTGCCGTTTATCCAGGCTGGCTTAGTGGAGGACACCCGTCTGTGAAGGATGGCGCTGTCGTGCGTAGGGTGTGTTTCAATGGATACTACGGATGCTGTCATTTATTCACTTACATCAGTGTTCGCAACTGCGGTGGATTTTACGTTTATAAGCTGACTCCTTTGCATACGTCAAGCAATTGCTACTGTCGTTACTGTGCTAGCAACGGAACTGCACTAGTACTGCCAAAAACTTTGACAACAG AGATTTCAAGGTCATCTACTGCGCAGGCAACAACAAAGTCCCCAACAA ttTTCGTTACAGAGTTTTCAGCGTCAAGTACTTCAGTGACAACAACAGAGCCCCTCACAA AGCTTTCATTGTCAAGTACTGTGCAGACAGCAACCGAGCCGCTAACAA ATTTTGTTTCAGAGCTTTTAACGTCCTCTGCTGCGCAGACAACAGGAACCCCAACAA cttttttagCAGAGATAACGTCAACTACAGCGCAGACAACAACAAGGACCCCACCTA GGCTTTCAACTTCATCTACTGCACAGACAACAACTGAGCCCCCAACAAGTAATTGCACTTAA